The following are encoded together in the Poseidonibacter lekithochrous genome:
- a CDS encoding ArsR/SmtB family transcription factor: MDSKELAKIFKALSNENRLEIYKEIAKLENVDYEQKCECSISELLSCLKIGAPTISHHLKELSNADLITTEKNGKFLMAHINKETLEKIKSFIDLD; encoded by the coding sequence ATGGATTCAAAAGAATTAGCAAAAATATTCAAAGCCTTATCAAATGAAAATAGACTTGAAATATATAAAGAGATAGCAAAATTAGAAAATGTAGACTATGAACAAAAATGTGAATGTTCTATTTCTGAACTGTTATCATGCCTAAAAATAGGCGCTCCAACTATTTCTCACCATTTAAAAGAGTTGTCAAATGCAGATTTGATTACTACTGAAAAAAATGGTAAATTTTTAATGGCTCATATAAATAAAGAGACTTTAGAAAAAATAAAAAGTTTTATTGATTTAGACTAA
- a CDS encoding MBL fold metallo-hydrolase, producing MKTKYKNSHIEYKVKFKEGLSIIASMIKEKSKESKPKQKNSIPVKALNKADIENMKDYSVVRFGHSTLLFKIENEFILTDPVFSKRASPFSFMGPKRFHETPINIEDLPNIKSVIISHDHYDHLDKQSIIKLRDKVETFYTTLEVGQHLMRFGVPRRKIVELDWWESKEKDSIEFVCTPAQHFSGRSLFDRDKTLWSSWVIKAPKGKFYFGADGGYFEGFKEIAFNHGPFDMTFLEVGAYNDKWRDIHMMPEDGIQAHEDLKGKVLFPIHNGTFDLSLHAWYEPFDRISDLAKQKEVDIRFPIMGEAISLLEYSPTSKWWEK from the coding sequence TTGAAAACAAAATATAAAAATTCTCATATAGAATATAAAGTAAAATTTAAAGAAGGTCTATCAATAATAGCTTCTATGATAAAAGAAAAATCAAAAGAATCAAAACCAAAACAAAAGAACTCAATTCCTGTAAAAGCTTTAAATAAAGCAGATATAGAAAATATGAAAGATTATAGTGTTGTTCGTTTTGGGCACTCTACTTTGCTTTTTAAAATAGAAAATGAGTTTATATTAACAGACCCCGTATTTTCAAAAAGAGCTTCACCTTTTTCTTTTATGGGACCAAAAAGATTCCATGAAACACCTATTAATATTGAAGATTTACCAAATATCAAATCAGTGATAATTTCCCATGACCATTATGATCACTTAGATAAACAAAGTATTATCAAACTAAGAGACAAAGTAGAGACTTTTTATACAACTTTAGAAGTTGGACAACATCTTATGAGATTTGGAGTTCCTAGACGTAAAATAGTAGAGCTTGATTGGTGGGAGAGTAAAGAAAAAGATTCAATAGAATTTGTTTGTACTCCTGCTCAACACTTCTCTGGAAGGAGTTTATTTGATAGGGATAAAACACTTTGGTCTTCATGGGTTATAAAAGCACCAAAAGGAAAGTTTTATTTTGGTGCTGATGGGGGATATTTTGAGGGTTTCAAAGAAATAGCTTTTAATCATGGGCCTTTTGATATGACTTTTCTAGAAGTTGGAGCTTATAATGATAAGTGGAGAGATATTCATATGATGCCAGAAGATGGAATACAAGCCCATGAGGACTTAAAAGGAAAAGTATTATTCCCAATTCATAATGGTACTTTTGATTTGTCCCTACATGCTTGGTATGAACCATTTGATAGAATCAGTGACTTAGCAAAA